A stretch of Gouania willdenowi chromosome 21, fGouWil2.1, whole genome shotgun sequence DNA encodes these proteins:
- the esyt3 gene encoding extended synaptotagmin-3, translating into MASSGRTRPNGPLAAAAPSDRAPNLGSTERLNSSDVNRMLMEFLIYFWRSVLVFYPVYLSGYLGLSVSWVLLCMVMMTWWQRNRRLKNSRIGTAIDFVDQENLVISTELKGALQMASWVHLADVEKVNWVNKVLEQAWPFFGMYMEKLLKENIQPIIRQSNIALKMFSFTKIHFGHIPPRITGIKAFTHEVDHREVILDLDICYDGDVDIDADLQPPLTAGVKGLKLQGMIRVILEPLIGQAPLVGGVTFFFIRRPTLQINWTGMTNLLDSPGFSSLSEDTIMDIIASLMVLPNRMCIPLIDQVKVDQMRFPLPRGIVRVHLLEARDLVAKDTYMLGMVKGKSDPYVRVRVGNKRVKSKTVKENLHPKWGEVYEFVVHEAPGQELEVELYDEDTDKDDFLGRYNLDLGEVKREKEIDQWFPLEGVPYGEVHLLLQWLSLQTDASLLKESNNGLACAMLSVYLDSASNLPKDHNEISEHAKHPKDSKDSRLARRVAHPSSYVEFSVGEDVQKSKVVFSSKDPAWEEGFSFFVRNVRTEQLSLQVKEHEKKTQLGVLHLPLSRLLATSNMSLDQRFQLERSGANSQIKLKAVLRILAVEEPPPKIILTPPPKQREPGPGSSAPITPSSSVPAASSPTQTPGPQNGSGEEYLPQRRGSFLAAQTSTSPSSAPSNMRRYDSHSLLSENSLGSSRFDLLEGAPYPEAIRNHEGSFGEIQLTVRYATLRKKLIVQVTACRNLFPCSENGSDSYVRLYLLPDQTWINRKRTQVKRRTVNPVFNHKFEYDVSLEDATTRKLDVAVKNNRMFHRREKKDIGMVLVDLSEMDLIKGVTDWYELSLPGLKKSV; encoded by the exons ATGGCCTCCAGCGGGCGGACGCGTCCCAACGGGCCGCTGGCAGCGGCGGCTCCGTCGGACCGAGCCCCGAACCTGGGCAGCACCGAGCGGCTCAACTCCTCGGACGTGAACCGCATGTTGATGGAGTTCCTGATCTACTTCTGGCGCTCCGTGCTGGTGTTCTACCCGGTGTACCTGTCGGGCTACCTGGGCCTGAGTGTGAGCTGGGTCCTGCTGTGTATGGTGATGATGACCTGGTGGCAGAGGAACCGCAGGTTGAAGAACAGCCGCATCGGAACCGCCATTGACTTCGTGGACCAGGAGAACCTGGTCATCAGCACCGAGCTCAAAGGAGCCCTACAGATGGCGTCCTGG GTGCATCTGGCTGATGTTGAGAAAGTGAACTGGGTTAATAAG GTGCTGGAGCAGGCGTGGCCTTTCTTTGGGATGTACATGGAGAAGCTGCTGAAGGAAAACATCCagcccatcatcagacagtccAACATTGCTCTCAAGATGTTCTCTTTCACCAAAATCCACTTTGGACACATC CCCCCGAGAATCACTGGAATCAAGGCTTTCACCCACGAAGTGGACCACAGGGAGGTGATCCTGGATTTGGACATCTG TTATGATGGAGACGTGGACATCGACGCTGATCTGCAGCCGCCACTCACTGCTGGTGTGAAAGGACTGAAG CTTCAGGGGATGATTCGGGTCATTTTGGAGCCTCTCATTGGTCAAGCACcgctggtgggaggagtcacatttttctttattcgtCGCCCC ACACTGCAGATCAACTGGACTGGTATGACCAACCTGTTGGACTCGCCTGGATTCAG TTCTCTGTCTGAGGACACCATCATGGACATCATCGCCTCTCTCATGGTGTTGCCCAATCGCATGTGCATCCCTCTCATTGACCAAGTCAAAGTGGATCAGATGAGGTTTCCACTTCCTCGT gggATCGTGAGGGTCCACCTGCTGGAGGCCAGGGACCTGGTGGCCAAGGACACGTACATGTTGGGGATGGTGAAAGGCAAATCTGACCCGTACGTCAGAGTCAGAGTGGGAAACAAAAGGGTGAAGAGCAAGACGGTGAAAGAGAATCTGCACCCGAAGTGGGGCGAGGTGTATGAG TTTGTGGTTCACGAGGCTCCTGGTCAGGAGCTGGAGGTGGAGCTCTACGACGAGGACACGGATAAAGACGACTTTCTTGGACG ATATAATCTGGATTTGGGGGAAGTgaagagagagaaggaaatCGATCAG TGGTTTCCTCTGGAGGGCGTCCCATACGGTGAAGTCCACCTCCTGTTGCAGTGGTTGTCCCTGCAGACTGATGCCAGCCTGCTGAAGGAG TCCAACAACGGCCTGGCCTGTGCCATGCTCTCAGTGTACCTGGACAGCGCCTCCAACCTGCCA AAAGATCACAATGAGATCTCAGAACACGCCAAACATCCAAAGGATTCAAAGGATTCACGG CTGGCGCGGAGAGTTGCTCACCCATCGTCGTACGTGGAGTTTTCTGTCGGTGAAGATGTTCAGAAAAGCAAG GTCGTGTTTTCATCGAAAGACCCCGCGTGGGAGGAGGGGTTCTCCTTCTTTGTGCGTAATGTGAGGACAGAGCAGCTCAGTCTTCAG GTCAAAGAACATGAAAAGAAAACCCAGCTGGGCGTTCTCCACCTGCCGCTCAGTCGACTTCTGGCCACGTCCAACATGAGCCTGGACCAACGATTCCAGCTGGAACGTTCTGGAGCTAACAGTCAGATTAAACTGAAGGCTGTTCTTAGG ATTCTCGCTGTGGAGGAACCGCCTCCTAAGATCATCCTGACTCCTCCCCCTAAGCAAAGAGAACCAGGACCAGGTTCTTCTGCTCCCATCACTCCCTCCAGCAGCGTCCCAGCAGCCTCCTCCCCCACCCAGACCCCTGGCCCTCAGAACGGCTCAGGTGAGGAGTATCTCCCTCAGCGCCGTGGTTCCTTCCTCGCTGCTCAAACATCCACGTCTCCGTCGTCTGCTCCTTCCAACATGCGTCGGTACGACTCCCACAGCCTGCTGTCGGAGAACTCCTTAGGCTCGTCACGGTTCGACCTGTTAGAGGGAGCTCCTTACCCAGA AGCCATCAGGAACCATGAGGGCTCGTTTGGAGAGATCCAGCTAACCGTACGCTACGCTACACTACGAAAGAAGCTCATCGTCCAGGTCACCGCCTGCAG GAACTTATTTCCGTGCAGTGAGAACGGCTCTGACTCCTACGTACGCCTCTATTTACTCCCTGACCAGACCTGGATCAACCGTAAGAGGACACAAGTGAAGAGGAGGACGGTGAACCCCGTCTTTAATCACAA GTTTGAATACGACGTCTCACTGGAAGACGCAACGACCAGGAAGCTGGATGTGGCCGTGAAAAACAACAGGATGTTCCACAGGAGGGAGAAGAAGGACATCGGCATg GTGTTGGTTGATCTGTCAGAGATGGATCTGATCAAAGGAGTCACAGACTG GTACGAGCTCTCACTGCCTGGGTTGAAGAAGTCTGTGTAG